The following DNA comes from Mycolicibacterium aromaticivorans JS19b1 = JCM 16368.
CGCTACGGCGTCCGGGTGGGCGCAGCCATTCTGGCCGCCCTGGTGATCGCCAACGTCGGAACCACATGCGCCGAATTCGCCGGTATTGCAGCAGGATTCGAACTCTTCGGCATCAGTCGATACATCAGTGTTCCCGCCGCGGCGGTCGCCGTCTCACTGCTGGTGCTGCGCGGCAGCTTCCACCGCGTCGAGCGGCTGCTGCTGGCGTTGTCCACGGTCTTCCTCGCCTACGTCGCCTCCGGGTTTCTGGCCAAACCCGACTGGGGGGCCGCACTGCACGGGACGTTCGTGCCCACGATGCCGATGACCGGGCCCGCGATCGCCATCGTGACGGCCACTCTGGGCACCACGCTGGCGCCGTGGGGGTTGTCGTTCATGCAGTCCTACGCCGTCGACAAGAAACTCCGTACCGACGACCTCGCGCTGGAGCGAGTGGACGTGATCACCGGCGCGGTGCTGACCGGTGTGATCGGGTTCTTCGTGGTGGTCGCCTGCGCGGCGACCCTGCACCGCGACGGGCGGGGCATCACCGATGCCGCCGATGCGGCGGTCGCCCTTCAACCACTGGCCGGCGAGGCCGCGGGCACGCTGTTCGCCGTCGGCCTGATCGGCGCGGCGTTCCTGGCCGCCTCCATCCTGCCGCTGTCGACGGCCTACGCCGTCTGCGAATACGCCGGCGTGGAGGCTGCGATCGACGATCCCTACCGCGAAGCCCGCACGTTCTATCTGACGTACGGGATCGTCACGGTGGTTGGCGCCGCCATCGTCCTGGCCCCCAATGCACCGCTGGTGCCAATCCTGGTGGGCACCCAGGTACTCAATGCGGTGCTGTTGGTGCCGCTGATGGTCGCGATGATCGGGCTGGGCCGCGATCGAGAACTCATGGGCCGATTCGCGATGCGCCGTCCCGGGACGATCGTCTACAGCGTCACCACGGCCGTGGTCGTGGTCTGTGTGGCGGCACTGGGCATCACGACTGCCTTCGGCTGACGGCAGCCGGGCCTCGGTGCCGGAGCCGACGGGGCAGCGTGCGCGGACGAGGCGGCAGGGCCCCCTTGGCCACCGTTGCCGGTGTCGCGGTCGGCACCCCTCGCACCGTCGCCGCCCGTGCCGCCTGCGCCGCGACTGTCGCCGCCCCGCCGCTGCTCACGTCCCTGGATACCGGCCACGCAGATGCGTTGCTTCGATGCCTGGGCATAGTGAGTCCCTCCGGTCCACGGATACCCCACGCGGTATCTCACGTGATCGACGGTATGGCGGTCACATCAGCTGTGGTCACAGTCCGCGGTCACCGGTAGCGAGGGACATTTGTCCCCGGCTACGGTGTCGAATGACTCGTCGCGCGGGCCCGTCGCGCGGGTATGTCAGGATCGCCGCGTGAGCAACGACGCCACGACAATCGCCCTTGACGTCGACGACTCCGGCGTCGCCCTGATCACTCTGAACGGGCCGGACCGGCTCAACGCGTTCTCCGCCGACACCGCCCGCCAACTCGGCCAGGCCTATCGCCGGTGCGACGCCGACGATGCCGTGCGCGTCGTCGTGGTTACCGGTGCCGGCCGGGCGTTCTGCGCCGGGGCGGACATGACAGCCGCCGCGGCGGCGTTCGACACTCCCGGTCAGGGCTTCAGCGCCTCGCCCATCGAGCCGCCGGCCTGGCGGGTGCGCAAGCTGGTGATCGCCGCGATCAACGGCGCCGCGATCGGCATCGGGCTGACCCTGGCGCTGCAATGCGACATCCGTCTGGTCGCCGAGGACGCCAAGCTCGCGATCCCGCAGGTGCGCCGCGGCATGATCGGCGACTGCGCCGTGCACTCCACCCTCAAGCGCGCCGTCGGCCTGGCCGTGGCCGCCGACATCCTGCTCACCGGCCGCACGTTCACCGGCAGGGAGGCGGTGACTCTCGGGATCGCCAGCCGGGCGCTGCCCGCTGGCGAGGTGCTGCCGACCGCGCTGGAGCTCGCCCGCGACGTGGCGCTGGCCGCCAACCCGGCCTCGGTGGCGTACAGCAAGCGGCTGCTGTGGACTGAGACCGACATCGACGCGGTGGCCGACGAGGAGACTACGGTGCACCTGAAATTGATGGGCGGCCCGGACGCGGCCGAGGGCCCGGCCGCCTGGCGGGAGAAGCGGCCCCCGGTGTGGCGGTCCACGGCCGGCGAGACGGGAGACCCCGCATGACCACCACGGCCGAGGTTCTCTCCGATGCCGACCTGACCGGCCGCACCGTCGTCATCACCGGGGCCTCGACGGGGCTCGGACTGCAGACTGCCCGGGCCATGCAGTCCGCCGGCGCCGAGATCGTCGCGGCGGTACGCGATCTGGACAAGACCAGCTCGGTGATCGACTGCGAGATCGTGCACCTCGAACTCGGCGACCTGCGCTCGGCACGCGCCGCGGCCGAGGCGATCGCAACCCGTCACGACCGCATCGACGTGCTCATCAACAACGCCGGGGTGATGGCCCCGCCACTGACCCGCACTGTGCAGGGCTACGAAATGCAGCTCGGCACCAACCATCTCGGTCACTTCGTGTTCACCACCGGGCTGGCTGACCGCTTCGGGGACGGCACGCGAATCGTCAACCTCAGCAGCCGCGGACACCAGCTCGGCGGGATCCGTTGGGAGGACCCCAACTACGACGACGAGAGCGCCTACGACAAGTGGCAGGCCTACGGGCAGAGCAAGACGGCCAACGTGCTGTTCACCGTCGAATCAGAACAACGCTGGGGACCGCGAGGCGTGCATTCCTTCGCCGTGCATCCCGGGGTGGTGGTCACCGACCTGGCCCGGCACATGACCCGCGACGACTTCAGCGCGGGCGGCACGCTGGCCAACCTCGAGGTGACCGACGTCGAACACGGAGCGGCGACCACGGTGTGGGCGGCCACCAGCCCCGAACTCGACGGGCGCGGCGGACTCTATCTCGAGGACTGCGACGTCGCCGACGCGATGGTCGACGGTGTGGCGGGTGGGTACGCGCCCTGGGCGGTCGACCCCGAGCAGGCCACCCGGTTGTGGGAGTGGTCTGCGCGCCAGGCCACGCTTAATTTGGATGACTAACCTGCAGTGGTGCCCATCGACGTCCGTCCCGCCCGCAAGGCTGACATCCCGGCTTTGGCGCGGGTCCTGGGTCGGGCGTTTCACGACGACCCGGTGATGGCCTGGGTGCAACCCGATGCCGAGCGGCGCAAGGCTGCACTGCCCGGAATGTTCAGCGCCCTGACCCGCCACCACTTCATGGCCGGACGCGGCACCGAGGTGGCGGTGTCCGACGACGGGATCGCGGCGGCCGCACTGTGGGATCCGCCCGGCCGGTGGCAGCAGTCGCCGCGCGAGCAGCTGGCGATGCTGCCCGGCGTCATCCGCGCCTTTCGGGGCCGGCTGGCGGCCGGGCGGGCGGTGACCGACCTGATGAAGGAGCACCATCCGGAGGAGCCGCACTGGTACCTGGGCGTCATCGGCAGCGACCCCAGCGTGCGTGGCGGCGGGTTCGGTCACGCGCTGATGTGCTCGCGGCTGGATCGCTGCGACGCCGAATACGCTCCCGCCTACCTCGAGTCCAGCAACCCCGACAACATTCCGTATTACCAACGGTTCGGTTTCGAGGTGACCGGGGAGATCACCCTGCCCGAGGGCGGCCCGCCGTTGTGGCCGATGTGGCGCGCATCGCGATGACGTCGCGGGCGGGTTTAACCGCCCCGACGGCCGGGCAGCCCGTTGGCATGACCAATCCAGCCGACTTCGCAGATGACGGTGGCCCCGGCGACACACTGAGCGGCTCGGAGTCGCTCGACTCCGACGAGGTGCGCAACAGCGACGGCGACGAGGTCGTGGACCCGCCTGAAGGCTGGAGTGGGGCAACCAAGTTCGGCATCACAGCGCGCGAGGAACGGGAGGGCGAGTCATTGGACGCCCGGCTCAGCGAAGAAGAGCCCGACGTGATCGCCGATATCGAGCCGGACGACACTGCCCCGGATCGTGCGCAC
Coding sequences within:
- a CDS encoding NRAMP family divalent metal transporter, giving the protein MTAAARTTTRIGALLAVLGPGLLAGLSDDDPAGITTYSVLGADHGYQLLWVLLLSTVALIVFHSLAARMGVVTGQGLIGLVRQRYGVRVGAAILAALVIANVGTTCAEFAGIAAGFELFGISRYISVPAAAVAVSLLVLRGSFHRVERLLLALSTVFLAYVASGFLAKPDWGAALHGTFVPTMPMTGPAIAIVTATLGTTLAPWGLSFMQSYAVDKKLRTDDLALERVDVITGAVLTGVIGFFVVVACAATLHRDGRGITDAADAAVALQPLAGEAAGTLFAVGLIGAAFLAASILPLSTAYAVCEYAGVEAAIDDPYREARTFYLTYGIVTVVGAAIVLAPNAPLVPILVGTQVLNAVLLVPLMVAMIGLGRDRELMGRFAMRRPGTIVYSVTTAVVVVCVAALGITTAFG
- a CDS encoding enoyl-CoA hydratase/isomerase family protein, yielding MSNDATTIALDVDDSGVALITLNGPDRLNAFSADTARQLGQAYRRCDADDAVRVVVVTGAGRAFCAGADMTAAAAAFDTPGQGFSASPIEPPAWRVRKLVIAAINGAAIGIGLTLALQCDIRLVAEDAKLAIPQVRRGMIGDCAVHSTLKRAVGLAVAADILLTGRTFTGREAVTLGIASRALPAGEVLPTALELARDVALAANPASVAYSKRLLWTETDIDAVADEETTVHLKLMGGPDAAEGPAAWREKRPPVWRSTAGETGDPA
- a CDS encoding SDR family NAD(P)-dependent oxidoreductase — translated: MTTTAEVLSDADLTGRTVVITGASTGLGLQTARAMQSAGAEIVAAVRDLDKTSSVIDCEIVHLELGDLRSARAAAEAIATRHDRIDVLINNAGVMAPPLTRTVQGYEMQLGTNHLGHFVFTTGLADRFGDGTRIVNLSSRGHQLGGIRWEDPNYDDESAYDKWQAYGQSKTANVLFTVESEQRWGPRGVHSFAVHPGVVVTDLARHMTRDDFSAGGTLANLEVTDVEHGAATTVWAATSPELDGRGGLYLEDCDVADAMVDGVAGGYAPWAVDPEQATRLWEWSARQATLNLDD
- a CDS encoding GNAT family N-acetyltransferase, whose translation is MPIDVRPARKADIPALARVLGRAFHDDPVMAWVQPDAERRKAALPGMFSALTRHHFMAGRGTEVAVSDDGIAAAALWDPPGRWQQSPREQLAMLPGVIRAFRGRLAAGRAVTDLMKEHHPEEPHWYLGVIGSDPSVRGGGFGHALMCSRLDRCDAEYAPAYLESSNPDNIPYYQRFGFEVTGEITLPEGGPPLWPMWRASR